A single window of Nicoliella spurrieriana DNA harbors:
- a CDS encoding replication initiator protein A translates to MQFIMLDVDLINNPDLSNDEIIAYSLLCDRMKSSRTNQQFYDSKLNDFYVIYTLDQMAKDLKVSVRKVGQIFNKLVQNGFLTKKKQFSRADKLFLPKFNNIDPANRQDLQAVDAKSASPQTQKLQTNHSQENQKNQSEFNTVNTTNQANTNYSPIAKWKQSVCGKLKVHELVIDQILQYTHQNLKQAHKIMGIILNAKANIAKKNGLLNSPISRFENNSNLGTKLAVKLKHVFSYFPANLNEQQRYLMASMKTFFLEAFGISKDKMVTPEVANNESGRDFPLPDWMRSDYKSNDSEITEEEEQALKKRLADFYKN, encoded by the coding sequence ATGCAATTTATTATGCTCGATGTCGATTTAATAAACAATCCTGATTTATCAAATGATGAAATCATTGCATACTCATTACTATGCGATCGAATGAAATCTTCACGTACGAACCAGCAATTTTATGATTCTAAATTAAATGATTTTTACGTTATTTACACCCTAGATCAAATGGCTAAGGATTTAAAAGTATCAGTTAGAAAAGTGGGCCAAATTTTTAATAAGCTGGTTCAAAACGGCTTTTTGACTAAGAAAAAACAATTTAGCAGAGCCGATAAATTATTTTTACCTAAATTCAATAACATTGATCCCGCTAACCGGCAGGATTTGCAGGCCGTAGATGCAAAATCTGCAAGTCCACAAACGCAAAAATTGCAAACTAATCATAGTCAAGAGAATCAGAAAAATCAATCAGAATTTAATACAGTTAATACAACCAACCAAGCGAACACAAATTATTCTCCAATTGCCAAATGGAAACAATCTGTTTGTGGAAAATTAAAAGTCCACGAACTAGTAATTGATCAGATTCTGCAGTATACCCATCAAAATTTAAAGCAAGCCCATAAAATTATGGGGATCATTTTAAATGCAAAGGCAAACATTGCTAAAAAGAATGGACTGTTAAACAGTCCCATCTCTAGATTCGAAAACAACAGTAATCTAGGCACCAAATTGGCTGTTAAATTAAAGCACGTTTTTAGCTACTTCCCGGCAAATCTAAATGAACAACAGAGATATTTGATGGCTTCAATGAAAACATTCTTCCTAGAAGCATTTGGCATTAGTAAGGACAAAATGGTTACACCAGAAGTAGCCAATAATGAATCGGGGAGGGATTTTCCGCTTCCTGACTGGATGAGATCAGATTATAAATCTAATGACAGTGAAATTACTGAGGAAGAAGAACAAGCGTTAAAAAAACGATTGGCTGATTTTTACAAAAATTAA
- the proC gene encoding pyrroline-5-carboxylate reductase, with protein MKIGVLGAGNMGGAILQGLVNKVDPSSLFVLNPVNPRVSELQKKLGFQLFNEPTAFKSQQLDVVIATVPAPVTVTVLKQLNGINPETVIISAAGGIRIKEVKTALPNNPVVAIIPNTPVAINQGTIATTFEQQINEQSKQTANQVLSLLGDVIIASEPKLGIMGTVGGCGPAFVDVFMDAMADAAVEEGLDRKTAYQVIASMVAGSGKLAFNTGKTPADLKDQVTSPGGTTIKGVTELEANGFRNAIIKAIKSSNGSM; from the coding sequence ATGAAAATTGGTGTTTTAGGCGCAGGCAACATGGGTGGCGCAATTTTACAAGGATTGGTCAATAAGGTTGATCCAAGTTCATTGTTCGTTCTAAATCCGGTTAATCCACGAGTGAGCGAACTACAAAAGAAACTAGGATTTCAATTATTTAATGAACCAACTGCATTTAAGAGCCAACAATTAGATGTGGTCATTGCAACCGTTCCTGCTCCAGTGACCGTAACAGTTTTAAAGCAACTAAATGGAATTAACCCAGAAACAGTCATTATTTCAGCTGCGGGCGGGATTAGAATCAAAGAGGTTAAAACCGCCCTTCCAAACAATCCGGTCGTAGCAATTATTCCAAATACACCAGTCGCAATTAACCAAGGAACTATTGCTACTACGTTCGAGCAACAAATTAATGAACAAAGTAAGCAAACTGCTAATCAAGTGTTGTCACTATTAGGAGACGTCATCATTGCTTCCGAACCCAAATTAGGGATCATGGGGACCGTTGGTGGCTGTGGCCCAGCATTTGTTGATGTTTTTATGGATGCAATGGCAGATGCTGCGGTTGAAGAGGGATTGGATCGTAAAACGGCATACCAAGTTATTGCCAGTATGGTAGCAGGATCTGGTAAGTTAGCATTTAATACCGGTAAAACACCTGCAGATCTAAAGGATCAGGTAACATCACCAGGCGGTACCACCATTAAGGGCGTTACGGAATTAGAAGCTAATGGCTTTAGAAATGCCATTATTAAGGCCATTAAGAGCTCTAATGGATCAATGTAA